In the Trinickia acidisoli genome, GAGCACATCGGCGTCGACAGGGATCAGCACAGCACAGAGCGGTGTGACGTCGTTGTCCACGGGGTTGAGCACAACCAACAGCAACGTAACGAGCCTGTCGACGCAAGAGTCGACGGATGTCGGATCGCTGTCGACGGGTTTGTCGACGACGAACAGCAATGTGACGAGCCTGAGCACATCGGCTTCGACGGGGATCAGCACGGCGCAAAGTGGCGTGACGTCGTTGTCGACGGGGCTGTCGACGACGAACAGCAACGTGACGAGCTTGAGCACGTCGGCCTCGACGGGGATCAGCACAGCGCAAAGTGGCGTGACGTCGTTGTCCACGGGGTTGAGCACGACCAATAGCAACGTGACGAGCCTGAGCACATCGGCGTCGACAGGGATCAGCACAGCACAGAGCGGTGTGACGTCGTTGTCCACGGGGTTGAGCACAACCAACAGCAACGTAACGAGCCTGTCGACGCAAGAGTCGACGGATGTCGGATCGCTGTCGACGGGTTTGTCGACGACGAACAGCAATGTGACGAGCCTGAGCACGTCGGCTTCGACGGGGATCAGCACGGCGCAAAGTGGCGTGACGTCGTTGTCGACGGGGCTGTCGACGACGAACAGCAACGTGACGAGCCTGAGCACGTCGGCTTCGACGGGGATCAGCACGGCGCAAAGTGGCGTGACGTCGTTGTCGACGGGGCTGTCGACGACGAACAGCAACGTGACGAGCTTGAGCACGTCGGCCTCGACGGGGATCAGCACAGCGCAAAGTGGCGTGACATCGTTGTCCACGGGGTTGAGCACGACCAATAGCAACGTGACGAGCCTGAGCACATCGGCCTCGACAGGGATCAGCACGGCGCAGAGCGGTGTGACATCGCTGTCGACGGGGCTGTCGACGACGAATAGCAACGTGACGAGCCTGAGCACATCGGTTTCGACGGGGATCAGCACGGCGCAGAGCGGTGTGACGTCGTTGTCCACGGGGTTGAGCACAACCAACAGCAACGTAACGAGCCTGTCGACGCAAGAGTCGACGGATGTCGGATCGCTGTCGACGGGCTTGTCGACGACGAACAGCAATGTGACGAGCCTGAGCACGTCGGCTTCGACGGGGATCAGCACGGCGCAAAGTGGCGTGACGTCGTTGTCGACAGGCCTGTCGACGACGAACAGTAATGTGACAAGCCTGAGCACATCGGCCTCGACGGGGATCAGCACAGCGCAAAGTGGCGTGACGTCGTTGTCCACGGGGTTGAGCACGACCAATAGCAACGTGACGAGCCTGAGCACATCGGCTTCGACAGGGATCAGCACGGCACAAAGTGGCGTGACATCATTGTCGACAGGCCTGAGCACGACGAACAGCAACGTAACGAGCCTGAGCACATCGGCCTCGACAGGGATCAGCACGGCGCAGAGCGGTGTGACATCGCTGTCGACGGGGCTGTCGACGACGAATAGCAACGTGACGAGCCTGAGCACATCGGCTTCGACGGGGATCAGCACGGCGCAGAGCGGTGTGACGTCGTTGTCCACGGGGTTGAGCACAACCAACAGCAACGTAACGAGCCTGTCGACGCAAGAGTCGACGGATGTCGGATCGCTGTCGACGGGCTTGTCGACGACGAACAGCAATGTGACGAGCCTGAGCACGTCGGCTTCGACGGGGATCAGCACGGCGCAAAGTGGCGTGACGTCGTTGTCGACGGGGCTGTCGACGACGAACAGCAACGTGACGAGCTTGAGCACGTCGGCCTCGACGGGGATCAGCACAGCGCAAAGTGGCGTGACGTCGCTGTCGACGGGGCTGTCGACGACGAATAGCAATGTGACGAGCCTGAGCACATCGGCTTCGACGGGGATCAGCACGGCGCAGAGCGGTGTGACGTCGTTGTCCACGGGGTTGAGCACAACCAACAGCAACGTAACGAGCCTGTCGACGCAAGAGTCGACGGATGTCGGATCGCTGTCGACGGGCTTGTCGACGACGAACAGCAATGTGACGAGCCTGAGCACATCGGCTTCGACGGGGATCAGCACGGCGCAAAGTGGCGTGACGTCGTTGTCGACGGGGCTGTCGACGACGAACAGCAACGTGACGAGCTTGAGCACGTCGGCCTCGACGGGGATCAGCACAGCGCAAAGTGGCGTGACGTCGTTGTCCACGGGGTTGAGCACGACCAATAGCAACGTGACGAGCCTGAGCACATCGGCGTCGACAGGGATCAGCACAGCACAGAGCGGTGTGACGTCGTTGTCCACGGGGTTGAGCACAACCAACAGCAACGTAACGAGCCTGTCGACGCAAGAGTCGACGGATGTCGGATCGCTGTCGACGGGTTTGTCGACGACGAACAGCAATGTGACGAGCCTGAGCACGTCGGCCTCGACGGGGATCAGCACAGCGCAGAGCGGTGTGACATCGTTGTCCACGGGGTTGAGCACGACCAATAGCAACGTGACGAGCCTGTCGACGCAAGAGTCGACGGATGTCGGATCGCTGTCGACGGGCTTGTCGACGACGAACAGCAACGTGACGAGCCTGAGCACATCGGCTTCGACGGGCGTTAGCTCGGCGCTCAGTTCAGTGAGCTCTTTGTCGACGACGGTCGGCACATTCTCGACGAGCATCAGTTCGGCGACGAGTTCGGTGAGCTCTCTGTCGACGACCGTGGGCACATTCTCGACGAGCATCAGCTCGACGACCAGTTCGGTGAACTCTCTGTCAACAACGGTCGGCACGTTCTCGACGGGCATCAGTACGGCGGAAAGCGGAGTAACGTCGCTGTCGACAGGGTTGAGCACGACGAACAACACCGTCACTGCTTTGAGCACATCCGTTTCGACGGGCATCGCGTCACTGTCCACAGGTGTGGCATCGGTCTCCACCTCGTTGTCGCCACTGATTCAGGCGGCGTCAGCGGCATCGGCCAGTAACGCGACGGCGTTGGGTGGGGTCACGATAGGGGGGGGCACTAACGGCATGGTGCAAACGGCCGGTGCGACGCAAAACAACAGCGTGCTGTCGACGGTGAATGCGGCAACGTGTAATGAAGCAAACGGTGCCGATGCGACGGGCGCAGGGCTTTGCGCGACCGCGGCGACCAATGGCGCGACAGCGATTGGTAGTAACGCCCATGCGAACAGCGCCAACACGACGGCGGTGGGCTTCCGCTCCGTGGCGACCAACGATGGCTCGGTGGCCATTGGTTACCAAGCGCAAGCGCTTGCCGACCCGACGACGGCAATCGGTTCGAATTCGCTTGCTTCGGGTAACAATGCGGTTGCCCTGGGTGCAGCGGCCACGGCCACGGCTACGAACTCGGTCGCGCTGGGTGCGAACTCGATCGCCACGACGCCGAACTCTGTTTCGGTGGGTTCGCCAGGCAACGAACGGACCATCACCAACGTTGCACCGGGTGTGAATCCAACCGACGCAGTGAACGTGGAGCAACTGAATGCAGGTATCAACAATCTGCAAAGCCAAATTACGACCAATCAACAGGAAGCCTATGCCGGCACCGCCGCAGCGATGGCGGCCGCAGGGCTGCGATACGACGATAGTCCAGGAAAGGTTTCTATGGCGGCAGCTACGGGCTACTACCACGGCCAAGCGGCACTGGCCATTGGTGCCGGAGGGACGTCTGAGAGTGGTTCGTGGCGGTTCAACGGCGGACTATCTGTAGTGCCAACGTTGAGCAAACCCGATTTTGGTGTGGTGGTTGGTGTGAGTCATACCTTGAACTGATGCGCGAGTACGGCAGGTCTCATTCAGTCAGGTCGCCGGAGGCGGTTACCCGCCTCCGACTTCCACAGATCCAGACGTGTACGTTTGACACATCCGACTCCTCGAAACATGACTTTTGATGAAGTACGTTCGATCGTGATACCGGACAACTTCGTCAAGCGCTTGAGCAGGAGGCGGAGCGTGCTGCGTCAGAGCGACTAACTGGCCAATGAGCTGGGGAGCCACGATAACATCCGTTGTCAATGATCGTGCGGAGGGATATTGTTGTTGGGTTATCGGGGTGGTGCAGGGGACGCGTACCGGTCGTCCCGCAAGGCGGTGACGCAAAATGCCCTGATAAGGCTATCGACCAGAACGCGGTCCGGGAGAGTGGCGATCGACAAGGGTGGGACCAGTCTGGCGGGACTGGATGACCTGAAGTCACGAAAGAATGAAATGTAAAAGTGGGCTGGCGGAATTATGTTCTGGAAAGATGCACGCTGGCACGGAAAAGGCAGACGTGGATAATGAATGTGAACGGGGTGAAAGATATTGCCCGAGGCGGTGCCGTCATGGCGGGTGGCGCACAGGTGCACCAGCGGCTGGTGCGTGAGTCGCTTGAACATCTTCAGGCAGGACGCGCGGCCGAGGCGCAGCGATCTGCGCGCTTTGCGATAGCCTGTAATCCTGACAGTGGTTTTGCCCACCTCCTTCTTGCACTATCCCATAGTGGCATGGGCCACCTCGATGAAGCGATTGCCGTATTCAGACATGCGGTAGCACTTGCTCCTGAGGACGCGCAGATTCACTACAACTATGCTGTAACTTTGGCTTCAACTGGCCAGACGTCGTTGGCGATGCTTGAGTACCAGTTGTGTCTTGAGCTCGCCCCCGCTTTTGCAGATGCGTTGTGGAACTACGGTGAGATGCTGCGTATGCGGGAGCATTTCGCACGGGCGCTCGAATGTTTTGACCGGCTGTTGGGTATTGAAGGGCGTATGCGCCCGAAAATGGCGCACCGGATGGCGGTATGCTGCGCCTACCTCGGACTGCAGGAACGCGCAGATAGTCTTTTCCGGCAGCAGCTTGCCGAAGACGATGATCCGTTGACGCACTGGGAATATTCGCATTTTCTGCTCGGCTGCGGCCGTATCGATGACGCGTGGGTGCACTATGCGCGACGTTTCGAGGCTGGCCAGAAAATTAGTCTGCGTTGTGCCGACTATCCTTATCCCCGATGGACGGGCGAGTTGAGGTCTGGCACCCTGCTGCTGCTCCATGGTGAGCAGGGCGCCGGGGACGAGATCCTGTTCAGTAGCTATCTCGAGCCATTGCTCGCGCGTGCCGGGGCTATTGGCGCGACAGTGGTGACAGCCTGCCGTCCCTCACTGGTCAGACTTTTTGAAGCAAGCTTCCCCCGTCTGGATGTGCTTCCACATGAGGTCCTCAAGCCCGCGGTACTTGGCAGCTCGCTGTTACGGGAGCACGCCGATATCTGCCACGCGCCAATTGGCGATCTGCCGCTGTGGGTGAAAAAGGACAGTGCCCCCGTGGCATATCTTCGACCCCATCCGGATGATGTGCAGTACATGCGGGCACTATTGCCACGCACGGTTGATACACGCCTGAGGATCGGTATTGCGTGGAGTTCGAATCCGGTCTCGACGGAGGATAACCGCCGTCAGCGCAATGTGCCGGCACCGCATATAGCTGAATTGATTGAAGTTCTTGAGCAGAAAATACCTGGGATTGAGTTTTACAGTCTGCAGACCGACGAGCATCGGTCTGAGCTTGCTGCGATGTCCGATGTCAGTGTGCGTGACATGAGTAGGCACCTGACGGATTTCAGCCGCACAGCTGCGCTGATGGGGGAAATGGACGTCGTAGTGACGGTGTGTACATCGATCGCGAATCTGGCTGGAGCAATGGGATGCGCCACGAAGGTACTTCTGCAGAAGTACGGCGACTGGCGCTGGTACCAGGACTCAACATGGTATCCACACGTGAAAACGTATCGGCAGAAGATGAAATCGAACTGGGTCGATCCGCTGCGAGAGCTGATGGCAGATCTCTCTCCTGCACATAGTTTGTGCGATGACAGTGGGTCATGATGAGGGACGGCGGGGAGTCCATCCGGTTCTGTCGCAGTAGCTTTATTTCCAGAAATGTAGCG is a window encoding:
- a CDS encoding YadA-like family protein, which translates into the protein MTSLSTGLSTTNSNVASLSTSTSTGISTAQSGVTSLSTGLSTTNSNVTSLSTSASTGISTAQSGVTSLSTGLSTTNSNVTSLSTSASTGISTAQSGVTSLSTGLSTTNSNVTSLSTSASTGISTAQSGVTSLSTGLSTTNSNVTSLSTSASTGISTAQSGVTSLSTGLSTTNSNVTSLSTSASTGISTAQSGVTSLSTGLSTTNSNVTSLSTQESTDVGSLSTGLSTTNSNVTSLSTSASTGISTAQSGVTSLSTGLSTTNSNVTSLSTSASTGISTAQSGVTSLSTGLSTTNSNVTSLSTSASTGISTAQSGVTSLSTGLSTTNSNVTSLSTQESTDVGSLSTGLSTTNSNVTSLSTSASTGISTAQSGVTSLSTGLSTTNSNVTSLSTSASTGISTAQSGVTSLSTGLSTTNSNVTSLSTSASTGISTAQSGVTSLSTGLSTTNSNVTSLSTQESTDVGSLSTGLSTTNSNVTSLSTSASTGISTAQSGVTSLSTGLSTTNSNVTSLSTSASTGISTAQSGVTSLSTGLSTTNSNVTSLSTSASTGISTAQSGVTSLSTGLSTTNSNVTSLSTSASTGISTAQSGVTSLSTGLSTTNSNVTSLSTSASTGISTAQSGVTSLSTGLSTTNSNVTSLSTSASTGISTAQSGVTSLSTGLSTTNSNVTSLSTSASTGISTAQSGVTSLSTGLSTTNSNVTSLSTQESTDVGSLSTGLSTTNSNVTSLSTSASTGISTAQSGVTSLSTGLSTTNSNVTSLSTSASTGISTAQSGVTSLSTGLSTTNSNVTSLSTSASTGISTAQSGVTSLSTGLSTTNSNVTSLSTSASTGISTAQSGVTSLSTGLSTTNSNVTSLSTSASTGISTAQSGVTSLSTGLSTTNSNVTSLSTSASTGISTAQSGVTSLSTGLSTTNSNVTSLSTSASTGISTAQSGVTSLSTGLSTTNSNVTSLSTQESTDVGSLSTGLSTTNSNVTSLSTSASTGISTAQSGVTSLSTGLSTTNSNVTSLSTSASTGISTAQSGVTSLSTGLSTTNSNVTSLSTSASTGISTAQSGVTSLSTGLSTTNSNVTSLSTQESTDVGSLSTGLSTTNSNVTSLSTSASTGISTAQSGVTSLSTGLSTTNSNVTSLSTSASTGISTAQSGVTSLSTGLSTTNSNVTSLSTSASTGISTAQSGVTSLSTGLSTTNSNVTSLSTQESTDVGSLSTGLSTTNSNVTSLSTSASTGISTAQSGVTSLSTGLSTTNSNVTSLSTSASTGISTAQSGVTSLSTGLSTTNSNVTSLSTSASTGISTAQSGVTSLSTGLSTTNSNVTSLSTQESTDVGSLSTGLSTTNSNVTSLSTSASTGISTAQSGVTSLSTGLSTTNSNVTSLSTSASTGISTAQSGVTSLSTGLSTTNSNVTSLSTSASTGISTAQSGVTSLSTGLSTTNSNVTSLSTSASTGISTAQSGVTSLSTGLSTTNSNVTSLSTSVSTGISTAQSGVTSLSTGLSTTNSNVTSLSTQESTDVGSLSTGLSTTNSNVTSLSTSASTGISTAQSGVTSLSTGLSTTNSNVTSLSTSASTGISTAQSGVTSLSTGLSTTNSNVTSLSTSASTGISTAQSGVTSLSTGLSTTNSNVTSLSTSASTGISTAQSGVTSLSTGLSTTNSNVTSLSTSASTGISTAQSGVTSLSTGLSTTNSNVTSLSTQESTDVGSLSTGLSTTNSNVTSLSTSASTGISTAQSGVTSLSTGLSTTNSNVTSLSTSASTGISTAQSGVTSLSTGLSTTNSNVTSLSTSASTGISTAQSGVTSLSTGLSTTNSNVTSLSTQESTDVGSLSTGLSTTNSNVTSLSTSASTGISTAQSGVTSLSTGLSTTNSNVTSLSTSASTGISTAQSGVTSLSTGLSTTNSNVTSLSTSASTGISTAQSGVTSLSTGLSTTNSNVTSLSTQESTDVGSLSTGLSTTNSNVTSLSTSASTGISTAQSGVTSLSTGLSTTNSNVTSLSTQESTDVGSLSTGLSTTNSNVTSLSTSASTGVSSALSSVSSLSTTVGTFSTSISSATSSVSSLSTTVGTFSTSISSTTSSVNSLSTTVGTFSTGISTAESGVTSLSTGLSTTNNTVTALSTSVSTGIASLSTGVASVSTSLSPLIQAASAASASNATALGGVTIGGGTNGMVQTAGATQNNSVLSTVNAATCNEANGADATGAGLCATAATNGATAIGSNAHANSANTTAVGFRSVATNDGSVAIGYQAQALADPTTAIGSNSLASGNNAVALGAAATATATNSVALGANSIATTPNSVSVGSPGNERTITNVAPGVNPTDAVNVEQLNAGINNLQSQITTNQQEAYAGTAAAMAAAGLRYDDSPGKVSMAAATGYYHGQAALAIGAGGTSESGSWRFNGGLSVVPTLSKPDFGVVVGVSHTLN
- a CDS encoding tetratricopeptide repeat protein, which gives rise to MNGVKDIARGGAVMAGGAQVHQRLVRESLEHLQAGRAAEAQRSARFAIACNPDSGFAHLLLALSHSGMGHLDEAIAVFRHAVALAPEDAQIHYNYAVTLASTGQTSLAMLEYQLCLELAPAFADALWNYGEMLRMREHFARALECFDRLLGIEGRMRPKMAHRMAVCCAYLGLQERADSLFRQQLAEDDDPLTHWEYSHFLLGCGRIDDAWVHYARRFEAGQKISLRCADYPYPRWTGELRSGTLLLLHGEQGAGDEILFSSYLEPLLARAGAIGATVVTACRPSLVRLFEASFPRLDVLPHEVLKPAVLGSSLLREHADICHAPIGDLPLWVKKDSAPVAYLRPHPDDVQYMRALLPRTVDTRLRIGIAWSSNPVSTEDNRRQRNVPAPHIAELIEVLEQKIPGIEFYSLQTDEHRSELAAMSDVSVRDMSRHLTDFSRTAALMGEMDVVVTVCTSIANLAGAMGCATKVLLQKYGDWRWYQDSTWYPHVKTYRQKMKSNWVDPLRELMADLSPAHSLCDDSGS